In one window of Myxocyprinus asiaticus isolate MX2 ecotype Aquarium Trade chromosome 43, UBuf_Myxa_2, whole genome shotgun sequence DNA:
- the LOC127433602 gene encoding uncharacterized protein LOC127433602: MSKTHYGVHAVLWILSLVECKIPEVRVNCIFSEDCILPCSFTPNRADVNIQWYQQEALILRLQQAGEQLSNGTVWLFHDHISEGNASLLVKHVDIRSKGRYKCVVNNATQTYVVATVEAPIRVISIDTNPSGLIQCSTKDVYPPPMVQWSTEPSLTSAALQPITRMGPKGNGLFYVETIVKQQNNSLEYIYVCNITSKYGTQSWTASLQLKEMTDTEGQDLVIPCPAPKNLKFSTLVWTLMKANKTTEILKYDSSTHKTTSFTDHTELEEENVVKGDGSLTLKKPVGSDHSGIYTCAFSGIKTRHLIQTHVNITYSRHRKDSIAYNLWMLAIVMGLLALLAVTLLIKRCKAKSKRSQENAQADEEMQRINTDKPTEEPQAESKLMTQPSGSRS, translated from the exons ATGTCAAAGACCCACTATGGCGTTCATGCTGTTTTATGGATTCTTTCACTAGTGGAGTGTAAAATACCTG AGGTTCGTGTTAACTGCATCTTCTCTGAGGACTGTATCCTGCCCTGCTCTTTCACGCCTAATCGTGCTGATGTGAATATTCAATGGTACCAGCAGGAGGCGCTAATACTTCGTTTACAGCAGGCGGGAGAGCAGCTCAGTAATGGCACCGTGTGGCTGTTTCACGACCACATCTCCGAGGGCAACGCATCGCTGCTTGTGAAACATGTAGACATCAGGAGTAAAGGACGATACAAATGTGTGGTCAACAATGCAACGCAGACATATGTTGTTGCCACAGTAGAAG CTCCTATCAGGGTCATCTCCATTGACACAAACCCCTCTGGGCTGATTCAGTGCTCTACAAAAGATGTCTACCCACCACCGATGGTACAGTGGAGTACAGAACCCAGCTTAACTTCTGCTGCTCTGCAGCCCATCACCCGCATGGGTCCTAAAGGAAATGGCCTCTTTTATGTTGAGACCATCGTTAAACAGCAGAATAACAGCTTagaatatatttatgtgtgtaacATCACCTCCAAATATGGCACACAATCATGGACAGCTTCATTACAACTGAAAg AAATGACTGACACTGAAGGGCAAGACCTGGTCATCCCATGCCCAGCTCCCAAGAATCTTAAGTTCTCCACTCTTGTTTGGACTTTAATGAAAGCAAACAAAACCACAGAAATCCTTAAGTATGATAGCTCGACCCATAAAACCACCAGCTTCACTGATCACACAGAACTTGAGGAGGAGAATGTAGTTAAGGGGGATGGATCTCTTACCCTGAAGAAGCCTGTTGGCTCCGATCATTCTGGAATCTACACATGTGCATTCTCAGGAATAAAAACAAGACATCTGATACAGACCCATGTCAATATTACATACTCCAGGCATAGGAAAG ATTCCATTGCATATAATCTGTGGATGTTGGCTATCGTCATGGGCTTACTTGCTCTTCTTGCAGTGACTTTACTTATAAAAAGATGCAAAG CTAAATCAAAAAGGAGTCAAGAGAACGCTCAAGCGGACGAAGAGATGCAAAGGATAAACACAG ACAAACCAACGGAAGAGCCACAAGCAGAAAGTAAACTTATGACACAACCTTCAGGTAGTCGCAGTTAG